ACCAACTGTAGAAATGTTTTCAGCTTGATCGTCTGGGATTTGAATATCAAATTCTTTTTCAAACTCCATAATAAGTTCAACGGTGTCTAAAGAGTCGGCACCTAAGTCGTTAGTGAAACTTGCGTCGTTTACAACTTCGT
This genomic window from Flavobacterium sp. CS20 contains:
- a CDS encoding acyl carrier protein, which gives rise to MSDIASRVKAIIVDKLGVDENEVVNDASFTNDLGADSLDTVELIMEFEKEFDIQIPDDQAENISTVGQAISYIEDAK